A genomic region of Pseudomonas sp. RSB 5.4 contains the following coding sequences:
- a CDS encoding nuclear transport factor 2 family protein, whose product MNERDQVLKAAADLVSAFARNDREAYFGAFSADASFVFYTLEQPLLSRDAYQALWDSWRAEDGFEVLSCTSSNAFVSLQGDVAVFVHDVATELRMQGEQHFSQERETIVFKKQASSLEQQGHWLACHEHLSAMPEGLPPP is encoded by the coding sequence ATGAACGAACGTGATCAGGTGTTGAAAGCGGCTGCCGATCTGGTGTCCGCCTTCGCTCGTAACGATCGCGAAGCTTATTTCGGCGCGTTCAGCGCCGATGCAAGTTTCGTGTTTTACACCCTCGAACAGCCGCTGCTGTCGCGCGATGCCTATCAGGCGTTGTGGGACAGCTGGCGCGCCGAGGATGGCTTCGAAGTGTTGTCGTGCACTTCGAGCAACGCTTTCGTCAGCCTGCAAGGTGACGTGGCGGTGTTTGTCCATGACGTGGCCACCGAGCTGCGCATGCAAGGGGAGCAACATTTCAGCCAGGAGCGCGAGACGATTGTTTTCAAGAAACAAGCGTCGAGCCTAGAACAACAAGGCCATTGGCTGGCCTGCCATGAACATTTGTCCGCAATGCCGGAAGGGCTGCCACCCCCTTAG
- the speB gene encoding agmatinase, protein MDKILHQPLGGNEMPRFGGIATMLRLPHVPTAAGLDAAFVGVPLDIGTSLRPGTRFGPRDIRTESVMIRPYNMATGAAPFDSLSVADIGDVAINTFNLLDAVRIIEEAYDNILEHNVIPMTLGGDHTITLPILRAIHKKHGKVGLVHIDAHADVNDHMFGEKIAHGTTFRRAVEEGLLDCDRVVQIGLRAQGYTADDFNWSRDQGFRVVQAEECWHKSLAPLMAEVREKVGGGPVYLSFDIDGIDPAWAPGTGTPEIGGLTTIQAIEIVRGCQGLDLIGCDLVEVSPAYDTTGNTSLLAANLLYEMLCVLPGVVHR, encoded by the coding sequence GTGGACAAGATTCTTCACCAACCACTGGGCGGCAACGAAATGCCGCGCTTCGGCGGCATCGCCACCATGCTCCGACTCCCCCATGTACCGACCGCTGCCGGCCTGGACGCTGCCTTCGTTGGCGTGCCCCTGGACATCGGTACTTCGCTGCGCCCCGGCACTCGCTTCGGGCCGCGCGACATCCGCACCGAATCGGTGATGATCCGCCCGTACAACATGGCCACCGGCGCTGCGCCCTTCGACTCGCTGTCGGTCGCCGACATCGGTGACGTGGCGATCAACACCTTCAACCTGCTCGACGCCGTACGCATCATCGAAGAAGCCTACGACAACATCCTCGAGCACAACGTGATCCCGATGACCCTGGGTGGCGACCACACCATCACCCTGCCGATCCTGCGGGCGATTCACAAGAAGCACGGCAAGGTCGGTCTGGTGCACATCGATGCCCACGCTGACGTCAACGATCACATGTTCGGCGAGAAAATCGCCCACGGCACAACCTTCCGTCGCGCCGTCGAAGAAGGTCTGCTGGACTGCGACCGCGTGGTGCAGATTGGTCTTCGCGCGCAGGGCTACACCGCTGACGACTTCAACTGGAGCCGCGATCAGGGTTTCCGCGTAGTGCAGGCCGAAGAGTGCTGGCACAAGTCGCTGGCACCGCTGATGGCTGAAGTGCGCGAGAAAGTCGGTGGCGGTCCGGTGTACCTGAGCTTCGACATCGACGGCATCGACCCGGCCTGGGCGCCTGGCACCGGCACCCCGGAAATCGGGGGTCTGACGACCATTCAGGCGATTGAAATCGTTCGCGGCTGTCAGGGCCTCGACCTGATCGGCTGCGATCTGGTAGAAGTCTCGCCCGCTTACGACACCACCGGCAACACCTCGCTGCTGGCCGCCAACCTGCTGTACGAAATGCTCTGCGTACTGCCTGGCGTGGTCCACCGCTGA
- a CDS encoding LysR family transcriptional regulator — protein sequence MANALPDLKLLRIFVSVVRHQGFANAQQELNLSTSAISTYMSQLEAALGLVLCHRGRGGFSLTSKGELFHQETLRLLAELEGFEQYAAALKGELRGTLNLGVIDSTVSDKALPFAEAIGAYSQEHPAVHLHLSVMSPYELQLGVQDNRLDLAIGAFSTRMSGLVYMPLYREQHWLYCSSRHPLFNERRIPEQVITQQRMVGRGYWSQAELARHGFKHSAATVESMEAQLILVLSGAYIGYLPEHYAQAWADKGDLRVLLPATFGYQAPFSMIMRRGRSREPLIQTFRDLLKAQLNQA from the coding sequence ATGGCCAACGCTTTACCCGACCTGAAACTATTGCGCATCTTCGTCAGCGTGGTCCGGCATCAGGGTTTTGCCAATGCGCAGCAGGAACTCAACCTCTCGACCTCGGCGATCAGCACCTACATGAGCCAGCTCGAAGCTGCGCTCGGTCTGGTGCTGTGCCATCGCGGGCGGGGTGGGTTCAGCCTGACCAGCAAGGGCGAGCTGTTCCATCAGGAAACCTTGCGCCTGCTGGCCGAGCTCGAAGGTTTCGAGCAATACGCCGCCGCGCTCAAGGGCGAACTGCGTGGCACGCTGAATCTCGGGGTGATCGACTCCACGGTCAGCGACAAGGCCTTGCCGTTCGCCGAAGCCATCGGCGCCTACAGCCAGGAACACCCGGCGGTGCATTTGCACCTGTCGGTGATGAGCCCTTACGAACTGCAACTCGGCGTGCAGGACAACCGTCTCGATCTGGCCATCGGTGCGTTCTCCACGCGCATGAGCGGTCTGGTCTACATGCCGCTGTACCGCGAGCAGCACTGGCTGTATTGCAGCAGCCGGCATCCGCTGTTCAACGAGCGGCGGATTCCCGAGCAGGTCATCACTCAGCAGCGCATGGTCGGCCGTGGTTACTGGAGTCAGGCGGAGCTGGCGCGCCATGGTTTCAAGCACAGCGCGGCGACCGTGGAAAGTATGGAAGCGCAGCTGATTCTGGTGCTCTCTGGTGCCTACATCGGTTACCTGCCGGAGCACTACGCGCAGGCCTGGGCCGACAAGGGCGACTTGCGCGTGTTACTGCCGGCGACTTTCGGTTATCAGGCGCCGTTCTCGATGATCATGCGCCGGGGCCGCAGCCGCGAGCCGCTGATCCAGACGTTCCGTGATCTGCTTAAAGCGCAGTTGAATCAGGCGTAA
- a CDS encoding DTW domain-containing protein: MSRPQCPRCLRPQTHCLCPLIPNLDSRTRVLLLQHPSEVNHALNTARLAALGLTNAELIVGEVFEDLPVLLNRPGYQARLLFPADDAQPLQAYRESDQPLLLVVPDGTWRKARKMLHLNPLLAALPRVTLAAGGVSRYRLRKAPGPGALSTIEAIVQALETLEAPTTFAPLLKPFEALIEGQIAAMGEEVFQRNHSK; the protein is encoded by the coding sequence ATGTCCAGACCCCAATGCCCGCGCTGCCTGCGCCCACAAACCCATTGCCTGTGCCCGCTGATCCCGAACCTCGACAGCCGCACTCGGGTGTTGCTGTTGCAGCATCCGAGTGAGGTCAATCACGCACTCAACACCGCGCGACTGGCGGCGCTGGGTTTGACCAATGCCGAGTTGATTGTCGGCGAGGTGTTCGAGGATTTACCCGTGCTGCTCAACCGGCCGGGGTATCAGGCGCGGTTGCTGTTTCCCGCCGACGATGCGCAGCCGTTGCAGGCTTATCGCGAGTCTGACCAACCGCTGCTGTTGGTGGTGCCGGACGGCACCTGGCGCAAGGCGCGCAAGATGCTCCATCTCAATCCGTTGCTGGCGGCGTTGCCACGGGTGACGCTGGCCGCAGGCGGGGTGTCGCGCTATCGGTTGCGCAAGGCACCGGGGCCGGGGGCGTTGTCGACGATCGAGGCGATTGTGCAGGCGCTGGAAACCCTTGAAGCGCCGACCACGTTTGCGCCGTTGCTCAAACCGTTCGAGGCGTTGATCGAGGGGCAGATTGCGGCGATGGGGGAGGAGGTTTTTCAGCGTAATCATTCAAAATAA
- a CDS encoding HlyD family type I secretion periplasmic adaptor subunit encodes MSASSSKERGYFNSFGKSAEAEFMPETAGAALQDSPRWSRITVWLAAALLISALVWAKFAVLEEVTMGEGKAIPSSKVQVIQNLEGGIVTEIFVREGQMVNKGDKLLRLDDTRFLSNKGESEADRYALTAQVERLSAEAEGRPFKLSDEVIAKAPQVAEDERALYDQRQRRLASEQRTLTEQLRQKTQELAEFRSKQGQYSSSLALLQQEMNMSAPLVGTGAVSPVEILRLKRSAVEIRGSLNATTLAIPRAESAINEIKSKIDESEQTFRSDAAKDLNQKRTDLSKITASSIAIDDRVSRTTVTSPVHGVIKQLKVNTIGGVVQPGSDMVEIVPLEDNLLIEAKVRPQDVAFLHPGQKAMVKFSAYDYTIYGGLSAKLELIGADTITDDKGNSFYLIQVRTDKNHLGGDVKPLLIIPGMVATVDIITGEKSVLDYLLKPVLKARTEAMRER; translated from the coding sequence ATGTCAGCTTCATCTTCGAAAGAGCGCGGCTACTTCAACAGTTTCGGCAAAAGCGCCGAAGCCGAGTTCATGCCGGAAACCGCCGGCGCGGCGTTGCAGGATTCGCCGCGCTGGTCGCGGATCACCGTGTGGCTGGCGGCGGCGCTGTTGATCAGTGCGCTGGTCTGGGCCAAGTTCGCCGTGCTTGAAGAAGTGACCATGGGCGAAGGCAAGGCGATTCCGTCGAGCAAGGTTCAGGTGATCCAGAACCTGGAGGGCGGGATCGTCACCGAGATTTTCGTGCGTGAAGGGCAGATGGTGAACAAGGGCGACAAGCTGTTGCGCCTGGATGACACGCGTTTTCTGTCGAACAAGGGCGAGAGCGAAGCCGACCGTTACGCGCTGACCGCGCAAGTCGAGCGCCTCTCCGCCGAAGCCGAGGGCCGTCCGTTCAAACTGTCTGACGAGGTGATCGCCAAGGCGCCACAGGTCGCCGAAGACGAGCGCGCGCTGTACGACCAGCGCCAACGGCGTCTGGCCAGTGAGCAACGCACCCTCACCGAACAGCTGCGGCAAAAGACCCAGGAGCTGGCGGAGTTCCGCTCCAAACAGGGTCAGTACAGCTCCAGCCTGGCGCTGCTGCAGCAAGAGATGAACATGTCGGCGCCGCTGGTAGGCACGGGTGCGGTGTCGCCGGTGGAGATCCTGCGACTGAAACGTAGCGCGGTGGAAATTCGCGGTTCGCTGAATGCGACGACCCTGGCGATCCCTCGCGCCGAATCGGCAATCAACGAGATCAAGAGCAAGATCGACGAATCGGAACAGACTTTCCGCTCCGACGCGGCCAAGGACCTCAATCAGAAACGCACCGACCTGTCGAAAATCACTGCATCGAGCATCGCCATCGACGACCGCGTCAGCCGCACCACCGTGACTTCGCCGGTGCACGGAGTGATCAAGCAACTCAAGGTCAACACCATCGGCGGCGTGGTCCAGCCGGGCAGCGACATGGTGGAAATCGTGCCGCTGGAAGACAACCTGCTGATCGAAGCCAAGGTGCGTCCGCAAGACGTCGCGTTCCTGCATCCGGGCCAGAAAGCCATGGTCAAGTTCAGCGCCTACGACTACACGATCTACGGCGGGCTGAGCGCAAAACTGGAGCTGATCGGCGCCGACACCATCACCGATGACAAGGGCAACAGCTTCTACCTGATTCAGGTGCGCACCGATAAAAACCACTTGGGCGGGGATGTTAAACCGCTGCTGATCATCCCGGGGATGGTGGCGACGGTGGACATTATTACCGGGGAGAAAAGTGTGCTGGATTACCTGCTTAAACCGGTGCTGAAGGCGCGGACCGAGGCGATGCGTGAGCGGTAG
- a CDS encoding type I secretion system permease/ATPase yields MTSMVEGGNTGIDPRLSFDDPLLDGLLILCKLHGATVSRASLSAGLPLNKQRLSLDLLPRAAARAGLQARLLRRELKDISALNLPILLLLKDGRTAVLRRFGDDGKALILPSEADGGEQWVEREELAEHYSGQALFARPRHELEDLRSPLVPRVHAWFRDTLKLSKWLYSDAILASFLINLLGLMVPLFVMQTYDRVVPNQATSTLWVLAIGLLIGTGFELVLRVVRAHLLDTAGKKTDVILSATLFERITGMAMKARPATIGGFAQSIHDFQGLREFLTAVTLTSLIDLPFVVLMLVVIGLLGGWLVVIPLLAFPITIIFAMVIQARLRDTVQKSLSLGAERQALLIETLGGLETLKACGAESERQHKWESTHGALTRLDSHARNLSALATNGTLFIQQFSGMATIVAGVYSIIAGNLSVGALVASYMLGSRVLAPLGQIAGLITRYQQAQLTMKSTDALMGLPQERDGKQRPLERTQLQGALDVSGVTFHYNGQNAPALSNVSFSMKPGERIGIIGRSGSGKSTLARLVMGFYEPEEGQLLLDGLDLRQLDVADLRQQIGYVAHDLPLLAGSLRDNLTLGARYISDSRMLEVAELTGVTELARQHPQGFDRPVGERGQLLSGGQRQAVLLARALLLDPPIMLLDEPTSAMDNSSEDLLRQKLHGWVQGKTLLLVTHRTSMLSLVDRLLVLDNGRVVADGPKEAVIDALRKGRVGSAAV; encoded by the coding sequence ATGACTAGCATGGTCGAAGGCGGGAACACCGGGATCGATCCGCGGCTGAGCTTCGATGACCCGTTACTCGACGGTCTGTTGATCCTCTGCAAACTGCATGGCGCGACGGTGAGTCGCGCCAGTCTGAGTGCCGGGCTGCCCCTGAACAAGCAACGCCTGAGCCTCGATCTGCTGCCCCGCGCAGCGGCCCGGGCCGGGTTGCAGGCGCGTCTGTTGCGCCGCGAACTGAAAGATATTTCTGCGCTGAATCTGCCGATCCTGTTGCTGCTCAAGGATGGGCGCACCGCCGTGCTGCGGCGTTTCGGCGACGACGGCAAAGCGCTGATCCTGCCCAGCGAAGCCGATGGCGGCGAGCAATGGGTCGAGCGTGAAGAACTCGCCGAACACTACAGCGGCCAGGCCTTGTTCGCCCGTCCGCGCCACGAACTCGAAGACTTGCGATCACCGCTGGTGCCGCGGGTCCACGCCTGGTTTCGCGACACCCTGAAGCTGTCGAAATGGCTGTACAGCGATGCAATTCTCGCCAGTTTCCTGATCAACCTGCTGGGCCTGATGGTGCCGCTGTTCGTCATGCAGACCTACGACCGCGTGGTGCCGAATCAGGCCACCTCGACCCTGTGGGTGTTGGCGATCGGTCTGCTGATCGGCACCGGTTTCGAGCTGGTGCTGCGGGTGGTGCGCGCGCACCTGCTGGACACCGCCGGCAAGAAAACCGATGTGATCCTTTCTGCGACGTTGTTCGAGCGCATCACCGGCATGGCGATGAAGGCGCGGCCGGCAACCATCGGCGGTTTCGCCCAGAGCATTCATGACTTTCAGGGCCTGCGCGAATTCCTCACCGCCGTGACCCTGACCAGCCTGATCGACCTGCCCTTCGTGGTGTTGATGCTGGTGGTGATCGGTCTGCTCGGTGGCTGGCTGGTGGTGATTCCACTGCTGGCGTTTCCGATCACGATCATCTTCGCCATGGTGATTCAGGCACGCCTGCGCGACACCGTGCAAAAGAGTCTGAGCCTGGGTGCGGAACGGCAGGCGCTGCTGATCGAAACCCTCGGTGGTCTGGAAACCCTCAAGGCCTGCGGCGCCGAAAGCGAGCGCCAGCACAAATGGGAAAGCACCCACGGCGCCCTCACCCGCCTCGACAGCCACGCACGCAACCTCTCGGCGCTGGCGACCAACGGCACGCTGTTCATCCAGCAGTTCTCCGGGATGGCGACGATTGTCGCCGGGGTCTACAGCATCATCGCCGGTAACCTCAGCGTCGGTGCGCTGGTGGCCAGCTACATGCTCGGCAGCCGCGTACTCGCGCCGCTGGGGCAGATTGCCGGGCTGATCACCCGCTACCAGCAAGCGCAACTGACCATGAAAAGCACCGATGCGCTGATGGGCCTGCCCCAAGAACGCGACGGCAAGCAGCGGCCCCTGGAGCGCACGCAGCTGCAAGGTGCGCTGGACGTCAGCGGCGTGACCTTTCACTACAACGGCCAGAACGCGCCGGCGCTGAGCAACGTCAGCTTCAGCATGAAACCCGGCGAGCGGATCGGCATCATCGGCCGCAGCGGCTCGGGCAAAAGCACCCTGGCGCGGCTGGTGATGGGCTTCTATGAACCCGAGGAAGGCCAGTTGCTGCTCGACGGCCTCGACCTGCGGCAACTGGATGTCGCCGACCTGCGCCAGCAGATCGGTTATGTCGCCCACGACCTGCCGCTTTTGGCCGGCAGCCTGCGCGACAACCTGACCCTCGGCGCGCGCTACATCAGCGATTCACGCATGCTCGAAGTTGCCGAACTGACCGGCGTCACTGAACTGGCCCGGCAGCATCCGCAAGGTTTCGACCGGCCGGTAGGCGAACGCGGCCAGCTACTTTCCGGTGGCCAGCGTCAGGCGGTTTTACTCGCTCGGGCGTTGTTGCTCGACCCGCCGATCATGCTGCTCGACGAACCCACCAGCGCCATGGACAACAGCAGCGAAGACCTGCTGCGTCAGAAGTTGCACGGCTGGGTGCAAGGCAAGACGCTGCTGCTGGTCACCCACCGCACCTCGATGCTGAGTCTGGTGGACCGGTTGCTGGTGCTGGACAACGGCCGGGTCGTCGCCGACGGCCCGAAAGAAGCGGTCATCGATGCACTGCGCAAGGGCCGCGTCGGCTCGGCGGCGGTTTAG
- a CDS encoding TolC family outer membrane protein, with the protein MRVLTPLCSAVLLAMACTSQAQAMNLTDAIQSTIATHPELASRVDAKLSADEQVKVAKGGFYPSVDLNAAYGRGYSDNTNTRALTPSGHNTEILNYTQSELRLRQMLFDGFNTANEVERTKGVSNSRAYYAQGTAQDLALRTIEVYLEVLKRRELVTLAKNNLQAHLRVNDQIGLRTQRGIGSTADSDQSVARKALAENNLDTAEVDLADAESNFYAVVGRMPDELEAPPSTRGEIPTSLPEAQQSMVENNPYLKSAQADVQSAESQYEVAKSPFYPRFDAEAAVGANNNVQGDEGHDNEWRVGVIMNYNLFRGGSDKARLASDAHQINQAMDIRNNALRQLNENIHLAWNAMVNAKKQTPTAREYAETTKRVRAAYQDQFGLGQRTLLDLLDSENELYNANRRYTEIRYTEEYSMYRVLANMGQLLSKQRVVLPADAIAATDVKNEARLPELK; encoded by the coding sequence ATGCGCGTTTTAACCCCCCTCTGCAGCGCGGTTTTGCTGGCCATGGCTTGCACTTCCCAAGCTCAGGCCATGAACCTGACCGACGCGATACAAAGCACCATCGCCACCCACCCAGAACTCGCCTCGCGCGTGGACGCCAAGCTGTCAGCCGATGAGCAGGTGAAAGTGGCCAAGGGCGGCTTTTATCCGTCCGTGGATTTGAACGCTGCTTACGGTCGCGGCTACAGCGACAACACCAATACGCGGGCATTGACTCCCAGCGGTCACAACACCGAAATCCTCAACTACACCCAGTCCGAATTACGCTTGCGGCAGATGCTGTTCGACGGTTTCAACACCGCCAACGAGGTCGAGCGCACCAAAGGCGTGTCCAACTCGCGCGCCTATTACGCGCAAGGCACCGCCCAGGATCTGGCCCTGCGCACCATTGAGGTCTACCTCGAAGTGCTCAAGCGCCGCGAACTGGTGACCCTGGCCAAGAACAACCTGCAAGCGCACTTGCGGGTCAACGATCAGATCGGCCTGCGCACCCAGCGCGGTATCGGCAGCACCGCAGACTCCGATCAGTCGGTCGCCCGTAAAGCGTTGGCGGAGAACAACCTCGACACCGCCGAAGTCGATCTGGCCGACGCCGAATCGAACTTCTACGCCGTGGTCGGGCGCATGCCCGATGAACTGGAAGCGCCACCCTCGACCCGCGGTGAAATCCCCACCAGCCTGCCGGAAGCCCAGCAGAGCATGGTCGAGAACAACCCGTATCTGAAATCCGCCCAGGCTGACGTGCAGTCGGCCGAGAGCCAGTACGAAGTCGCCAAGTCGCCGTTCTATCCACGTTTCGATGCAGAGGCGGCGGTGGGCGCGAACAACAACGTGCAAGGTGATGAAGGCCACGACAACGAATGGCGCGTGGGCGTGATCATGAACTACAACCTGTTCCGTGGCGGCAGCGACAAAGCCCGGCTGGCGTCCGATGCGCACCAGATCAATCAGGCAATGGACATTCGCAACAACGCCCTGCGGCAGTTGAACGAGAACATCCACCTGGCGTGGAACGCCATGGTCAACGCGAAGAAACAGACCCCGACCGCCCGTGAATACGCCGAGACCACCAAGCGTGTGCGCGCGGCGTATCAGGATCAGTTCGGTCTGGGCCAACGCACCCTGCTCGACTTGCTCGACAGTGAAAACGAGCTCTACAACGCCAACCGTCGCTACACCGAAATCCGCTACACCGAGGAATATTCGATGTACCGCGTACTGGCGAACATGGGCCAGTTGCTGAGCAAGCAACGAGTGGTGCTGCCGGCGGATGCGATAGCCGCAACCGATGTGAAGAATGAAGCACGCCTGCCCGAACTGAAGTAA